The proteins below are encoded in one region of Peptoniphilus sp. GNH:
- a CDS encoding Rrf2 family transcriptional regulator: MRITREVDYAFRIVSNLARSKNNVVAAPQIADEEEVPLRFTLRILRKLNQAGITDSIRGARGGYKLKMSSQDISLYDIILAVDGPIIVNNCLDGENPDCLRKNKQNGRDCKFHNKLASIQSLIIEQFSDAKIIDFI, translated from the coding sequence GTGCGAATAACCAGAGAAGTTGATTATGCTTTTAGAATAGTTTCAAATCTGGCGCGGTCTAAAAATAATGTAGTTGCAGCTCCTCAAATTGCAGATGAGGAGGAGGTTCCTTTGAGATTTACCTTGAGAATTTTGAGGAAATTAAATCAAGCCGGAATAACTGACTCTATAAGGGGTGCCAGGGGCGGATACAAACTTAAAATGTCAAGCCAGGATATAAGTCTTTATGATATTATTTTGGCTGTTGATGGACCTATTATAGTGAACAATTGTTTAGATGGTGAGAATCCGGACTGCTTGAGAAAAAATAAGCAAAACGGTAGAGACTGTAAATTTCACAACAAGTTGGCATCAATACAAAGTTTGATAATAGAACAATTTTCAGATGCCAAAATAATTGATTTTATATAG
- a CDS encoding LrgB family protein: protein MADLIKMPVFGILLALIMYMIGIQINKRVKSPLTNPLLMGMILTIIFLKVTKIPYEDFNVGGSYITFLIAPATVALIINLYKNFNLFIKNIVPVMAGVISGVLTSVVSVFVLSKLLGLDQVITISIVPKSLTTAIGVAISAEYGGIQAVTVVCMVVSGIGGAVIAPSVMKILRVKDPVAQGVGIGTASHAAGTSRAIQMGEVQGAMSGLSIALAGFVSVLILPFLIKLLA, encoded by the coding sequence ATGGCTGATCTTATAAAAATGCCTGTGTTTGGCATTCTGCTTGCTCTTATTATGTACATGATTGGGATTCAAATAAACAAGAGGGTTAAATCACCTCTTACAAATCCACTTTTGATGGGCATGATACTAACTATAATTTTCTTGAAAGTGACCAAGATACCCTACGAGGATTTTAATGTTGGGGGCTCATACATAACTTTTTTAATTGCGCCTGCAACAGTTGCCTTGATTATAAATTTGTACAAAAATTTTAACTTATTTATAAAAAATATTGTGCCGGTTATGGCGGGAGTCATATCAGGGGTTTTGACTTCTGTAGTAAGTGTTTTTGTTTTGAGTAAATTATTGGGACTCGATCAAGTTATAACTATATCCATAGTGCCAAAGTCTTTGACAACTGCAATCGGAGTTGCGATTTCTGCTGAGTATGGTGGCATCCAAGCTGTAACTGTGGTTTGCATGGTTGTTTCTGGAATCGGCGGGGCTGTCATAGCTCCGAGTGTAATGAAGATTTTAAGAGTAAAGGATCCAGTTGCTCAAGGAGTGGGAATAGGAACTGCATCCCATGCTGCTGGCACATCAAGGGCCATTCAAATGGGAGAAGTACAAGGCGCTATGAGCGGTCTTTCGATAGCTTTGGCAGGCTTTGTTTCAGTTTTAATCTTGCCTTTCTTGATAAAACTTTTGGCATGA
- a CDS encoding NAD(P)-dependent oxidoreductase, giving the protein MNFLNKELKKFGIINVSIVGAGMMGRSLFAQILDLENFNPSCLCSRRIESVIEVFESLKIKNYKICKSKDEAERAQKDGFIVGTDKVEIAASLSSVHVLVDCTGNVEAGAQMSLLAIEACKDIVSLNVEMDVIVGHELKRRAEEKGLVYSGSYGDEPGAINEIYDFAKFVGFEVLALGKGKNNPLKVDVTPEDLKAEAESKGLSARMLTSFVDGTNTMIELNAIANATGFLPDKLGCHNIESGIEDLCDKMCLKEEGGILNSYKVVDFVRGIAPGVFAIVRAKNKVIDREMRYLQMGKGPNYVLYRPYHLTSIETPVSIAKAVVLRQASIEPIADEPIAETVCIAKKDIKKSELIEGIGGRSIYGSLEKYELAKENSYVPIGLINEKTYAKRDIKKGTVLTKDDVILDKDSLVYKLSKRTFD; this is encoded by the coding sequence ATGAATTTTTTGAATAAAGAGTTGAAAAAATTTGGAATTATAAATGTTTCCATAGTGGGAGCAGGCATGATGGGCAGATCACTTTTTGCTCAGATTTTAGATTTAGAAAATTTTAACCCGTCTTGCTTGTGCTCTAGAAGAATAGAGTCGGTAATTGAAGTATTTGAATCTTTGAAAATAAAAAATTACAAGATTTGCAAAAGTAAAGACGAAGCTGAAAGAGCTCAAAAAGATGGCTTCATAGTGGGAACCGACAAGGTGGAAATAGCTGCAAGTCTTTCTAGTGTTCATGTTCTTGTTGATTGCACAGGAAATGTGGAAGCTGGAGCTCAAATGAGTCTTTTGGCAATTGAAGCTTGCAAGGATATAGTGAGTCTAAACGTAGAGATGGATGTAATCGTAGGCCATGAATTAAAAAGAAGAGCCGAAGAAAAAGGACTTGTGTATTCTGGCTCTTATGGAGATGAGCCGGGAGCTATAAATGAGATTTATGACTTTGCCAAGTTTGTCGGATTTGAAGTTTTGGCTCTTGGAAAAGGAAAGAACAATCCACTAAAAGTCGATGTTACACCAGAAGATTTAAAAGCTGAAGCCGAGTCTAAGGGCTTGTCGGCAAGGATGCTTACATCTTTTGTAGATGGAACTAATACCATGATCGAATTAAATGCGATTGCAAATGCGACTGGATTTTTGCCTGATAAGTTGGGATGCCATAATATTGAATCGGGTATAGAAGATTTGTGCGATAAGATGTGCTTGAAGGAGGAAGGAGGAATTTTAAATTCTTATAAGGTCGTAGATTTTGTAAGGGGAATTGCTCCTGGAGTCTTTGCCATTGTGAGGGCTAAGAATAAAGTTATAGACAGGGAAATGAGATATTTGCAAATGGGCAAGGGCCCTAACTATGTCCTATATCGCCCCTATCATTTAACAAGCATCGAGACACCGGTTTCTATTGCCAAGGCCGTTGTTTTAAGACAGGCCTCCATAGAACCGATAGCAGATGAGCCGATAGCAGAAACGGTTTGCATAGCCAAGAAGGACATAAAAAAATCTGAACTTATTGAAGGCATAGGAGGCAGATCCATTTATGGTAGTCTTGAAAAATATGAGCTTGCAAAAGAAAACTCCTATGTTCCAATAGGACTTATAAATGAAAAAACTTATGCTAAGAGGGATATAAAAAAGGGGACTGTTCTGACAAAAGATGATGTAATTTTGGATAAAGATTCCCTAGTTTATAAACTGAGCAAGAGAACATTTGACTAA
- a CDS encoding CidA/LrgA family protein produces MKNLKGLTIIFLCLFLGDVCRKLIDFPIPGVIYGMFILLVLMLAKIVKLDDVESAAHLLLENLAFLFVPIAASLMNSMDILGEHLPKILIITIVSLFITMGVSAKVVELVQKLRGAKNG; encoded by the coding sequence ATGAAAAATTTAAAGGGTTTGACGATAATATTTTTGTGCCTATTTCTTGGAGATGTCTGCAGAAAATTAATTGATTTTCCCATCCCGGGTGTTATATATGGGATGTTTATTTTGTTGGTTCTAATGCTTGCAAAGATTGTGAAATTAGATGATGTGGAGTCGGCTGCTCATTTGCTTTTAGAAAACTTAGCTTTTTTATTTGTTCCAATAGCTGCTTCTCTTATGAATTCTATGGATATTTTGGGCGAGCATCTGCCAAAAATATTAATTATAACTATAGTTTCTCTATTTATAACCATGGGGGTTTCTGCAAAGGTAGTAGAACTTGTTCAGAAATTAAGGGGGGCAAAAAATGGCTGA
- the pepT gene encoding peptidase T, whose product MNSISKRFINYVKFDTQSDPKSDTCPSTEKQKDLGNFLLKELHELGLENAYMDKNGYVYAHLEKNCEEDIPAIGFIAHMDTAPDFSGTNVNPQVFTYKGGDIELKSERIIKRDDFPFLDDLVGQEIITSDGNTLLGADDKAGIAIILEALSEIVKDQEFKHGKICIAFTPDEEIGRGADLFDVDGFGADFAYTFDGGPLGELEFENFNGAAVRVEIDGVNIHPGSAKDIMVNSLLIASEFIENLPKDQRPSTTEGYEGFYHVLEVSGTVEKTCIELIIRDHDRKKFEAKKCFIKDLTDKLNKKYKNLIKTSIKDSYYNMREIIEKNIHIVELAKKSMQDIGIRPLVTAIRGGTDGASLSFKGLPCPNLFTGGYNYHGPYELIPTESMQKGKELMIKILENARKVN is encoded by the coding sequence ATGAACAGCATAAGTAAAAGATTTATAAATTACGTAAAATTTGACACTCAATCAGATCCTAAAAGTGACACTTGTCCCTCGACAGAAAAGCAAAAAGATTTGGGGAATTTTTTGCTAAAAGAACTCCATGAGCTGGGACTTGAAAATGCCTATATGGATAAAAATGGCTATGTCTATGCCCACTTGGAAAAAAATTGCGAAGAGGATATACCCGCAATAGGTTTTATAGCTCATATGGATACAGCGCCCGATTTTTCTGGCACAAATGTAAATCCTCAAGTCTTCACCTATAAAGGAGGAGATATCGAGCTAAAATCAGAAAGAATAATCAAAAGAGATGATTTCCCCTTCTTAGATGATCTAGTAGGTCAAGAGATAATTACAAGCGATGGCAACACCCTCTTAGGAGCCGACGATAAGGCTGGTATAGCGATTATATTAGAAGCTCTTAGTGAAATTGTAAAAGACCAAGAATTTAAGCATGGGAAGATTTGCATAGCCTTTACTCCTGATGAAGAAATCGGCAGAGGCGCCGATCTTTTTGATGTGGATGGCTTTGGGGCAGATTTTGCCTATACCTTTGATGGAGGTCCCCTAGGCGAATTGGAATTTGAAAATTTTAACGGGGCTGCTGTAAGAGTTGAAATTGACGGAGTAAACATCCACCCCGGATCTGCCAAGGACATCATGGTAAATTCTCTTCTTATCGCATCAGAATTTATAGAAAATCTACCAAAAGACCAAAGGCCCTCAACAACTGAAGGCTACGAAGGCTTCTACCACGTTTTAGAAGTCTCTGGCACTGTTGAAAAAACTTGCATTGAGCTTATAATAAGAGACCACGACAGAAAAAAATTCGAAGCCAAAAAGTGCTTCATAAAAGATTTGACAGACAAGTTGAATAAAAAATACAAAAATCTCATAAAGACAAGTATCAAAGATTCCTACTACAATATGCGAGAAATTATAGAAAAAAATATCCATATTGTAGAGCTTGCCAAAAAATCCATGCAAGATATAGGTATAAGACCTTTGGTCACAGCCATCAGAGGTGGTACTGACGGAGCAAGTCTTTCATTTAAGGGTCTGCCCTGTCCAAACCTCTTCACAGGCGGCTATAACTACCATGGTCCCTATGAGCTTATCCCAACCGAATCCATGCAAAAAGGCAAGGAGCTTATGATTAAAATTTTAGAAAATGCGAGGAAAGTGAATTGA
- the ileS gene encoding isoleucine--tRNA ligase, translating to MSKFENLSTEKVSIRENKIADYWDKIDLLHKSISEREGKEQFVFYEGPPTANGKPGIHHVMARTLKDMTCRFKTMKGYQVKRKAGWDTHGLPVEIEVEKKLGLDSKQAIEKYGVEKFNKQCKESVFEYEKEWREMTRRMGYLIDLDNPYITLNNDYIESIWWILDQMFKDGLIYEGHKILPYCPRCGTGLASHEVAQGYEEIKTTTVTVKFKKKDSENEYFLAWTTTPWTLASNVALTVGPEIDYVKVKHGCCEDHVEYYYLAKALAPKVLGDMDYEIVEEMKGKDLEFVEYEQLMPFLKPDKKAFYLTLADYVSTEDGTGIVHTAPAFGEDDYNLGRKYKLPVLNPVDEQGKYTDTPWKGKFVIDADMDVIMYLKENNLLFSSQKFLHNYPHCWRCHTPLIYYAHPSWYIEVTKYKDKMVSYNKEVNWFPSYVGEKRFGNWLENLNDWAISRSRYWGTPLPIWKCSCGHTTSIGSRKELKERAIEDIDENIELHRPYVDNVHIRCDKCGEVMTREKDVIDVWFDSGAMPFAQWHYPFENKENFDSLFPADFINEGIDQTRGWFYSLIAIASYVKKKAPYKNVLVNDLILDKYGKKMSKTRGNTVSPKDLFERYGADVVRWYLMYVSPAWTPTKFDEDGLREIESKFFRSLRNIYNFFSLYTGTDNIDPREFKVPYEKRDEIDKWLLSKFNNLKKNVEADMEVFEYTKVVREIQDFVIEDLSNWYIRRNRRRFWKTEQDEDKMSVYNTTYEVLLDLTKMIAPVVPFISEELFQKLTDGTSVHLEEYPSYDKGLIDDKLEKRMDLVRKLVTLGRASRENAKIKVRQPLREVLIDGKYKQILAGLDGLIMEELNVKEVAFEDDLSQFMDFSLKPNFKLAGPEMGKDIKAFGKFLQEKDAKTLLDQLEENEFIEEKIGEGVYKINKDHVLVSITAKEGFDVMMENNVFVILDKTLDEALIEEGYVREFISKIQQMRKAHDFDVLDNINIFYETDKEVKKALEKEKDYIKKECLAEKIEFSNLDEKAQDLNGHEIKILVEKLQ from the coding sequence ATGAGCAAATTTGAGAATTTATCTACGGAGAAAGTCAGCATCAGAGAAAACAAAATTGCAGATTATTGGGACAAGATTGACCTGCTCCACAAATCTATAAGTGAAAGAGAGGGCAAGGAACAATTTGTCTTTTATGAAGGCCCGCCTACTGCCAATGGAAAGCCGGGCATCCACCATGTCATGGCAAGGACTTTAAAGGATATGACATGCAGATTTAAGACCATGAAGGGTTATCAAGTAAAGAGAAAAGCTGGCTGGGATACCCATGGCCTTCCTGTAGAAATTGAAGTTGAAAAGAAACTCGGCTTGGATAGCAAGCAGGCCATAGAAAAATATGGAGTTGAAAAATTCAACAAACAATGCAAGGAATCTGTCTTTGAATACGAAAAAGAGTGGCGAGAAATGACAAGAAGAATGGGTTATCTGATTGACTTGGACAATCCATACATCACCTTGAATAATGACTACATCGAAAGCATTTGGTGGATTTTGGATCAAATGTTTAAAGATGGTCTAATCTATGAAGGCCACAAAATTTTGCCTTATTGTCCTAGATGTGGAACTGGCTTAGCTTCACATGAAGTGGCTCAAGGTTATGAAGAAATAAAAACTACTACTGTAACAGTAAAATTTAAAAAGAAAGACAGCGAAAATGAATACTTTTTAGCATGGACCACTACTCCTTGGACTCTTGCATCAAATGTTGCTCTTACTGTTGGACCAGAAATAGACTATGTAAAAGTTAAACATGGATGCTGCGAAGACCATGTAGAATATTACTATCTTGCCAAGGCTCTAGCACCCAAGGTCTTGGGAGATATGGACTATGAAATTGTAGAAGAAATGAAGGGTAAGGATTTAGAATTTGTAGAGTATGAACAACTCATGCCATTTTTAAAGCCTGACAAGAAGGCCTTTTATTTGACCTTGGCAGACTATGTAAGTACAGAAGACGGTACTGGAATAGTTCATACAGCTCCAGCCTTTGGGGAAGATGACTACAATTTGGGAAGGAAATACAAACTTCCAGTTCTAAATCCAGTAGATGAGCAAGGAAAGTACACAGACACTCCTTGGAAGGGCAAATTTGTAATTGATGCTGATATGGATGTAATAATGTATTTGAAAGAAAATAATCTCTTATTTTCTTCTCAAAAGTTTTTACACAATTATCCTCATTGCTGGCGTTGCCACACTCCACTAATATATTACGCTCACCCATCATGGTATATAGAAGTTACCAAGTATAAGGACAAGATGGTTTCCTATAATAAAGAAGTCAACTGGTTCCCGTCTTATGTCGGTGAAAAGAGATTTGGAAATTGGCTAGAAAACTTAAACGATTGGGCAATTTCTAGATCGAGATATTGGGGCACACCTCTTCCAATCTGGAAATGTTCATGTGGTCACACCACAAGTATAGGCTCTAGAAAAGAATTAAAAGAAAGAGCCATAGAAGATATAGACGAAAATATAGAACTTCACAGACCTTATGTTGACAATGTTCACATTAGATGCGACAAGTGCGGAGAAGTGATGACAAGGGAAAAAGATGTAATAGACGTCTGGTTTGATTCTGGTGCTATGCCTTTTGCTCAATGGCACTATCCTTTTGAAAACAAGGAAAATTTCGACAGCCTTTTCCCGGCAGACTTTATAAATGAAGGTATAGACCAAACAAGGGGCTGGTTCTATTCTCTTATAGCTATTGCATCCTATGTAAAGAAGAAAGCCCCCTATAAAAATGTTTTGGTAAATGACCTAATCTTGGATAAGTACGGCAAGAAGATGTCCAAGACCAGAGGCAATACTGTAAGCCCCAAGGATCTATTTGAAAGATATGGAGCAGACGTTGTGCGTTGGTACTTGATGTATGTTTCTCCTGCTTGGACACCGACAAAGTTTGATGAAGATGGACTTAGAGAAATAGAATCCAAGTTCTTTAGATCTCTTAGAAACATCTACAACTTCTTCTCTCTCTACACAGGAACTGACAACATAGACCCCAGAGAATTCAAAGTGCCTTATGAAAAAAGAGATGAAATCGACAAGTGGTTGCTATCTAAATTTAACAACCTAAAAAAGAATGTCGAAGCTGACATGGAAGTGTTTGAATACACAAAAGTTGTAAGAGAAATTCAAGATTTTGTAATAGAAGATCTCTCCAACTGGTATATAAGAAGAAATAGAAGAAGATTCTGGAAGACCGAACAAGATGAGGATAAGATGAGCGTCTACAACACTACCTATGAGGTGCTTTTAGATTTAACTAAGATGATAGCTCCAGTAGTTCCTTTCATATCAGAAGAACTCTTCCAAAAACTTACAGACGGAACTAGCGTTCACTTAGAAGAATATCCAAGTTATGACAAAGGTCTAATAGATGACAAACTAGAAAAGAGGATGGATCTTGTAAGAAAGCTTGTCACTCTTGGAAGGGCATCTAGAGAAAATGCCAAGATAAAGGTTCGTCAACCTCTAAGAGAAGTCTTAATAGACGGAAAGTACAAGCAAATCCTAGCCGGCTTGGATGGCCTCATCATGGAAGAACTAAATGTCAAAGAAGTGGCCTTTGAAGATGACTTATCTCAATTTATGGACTTTTCCTTAAAACCAAACTTTAAGTTGGCAGGCCCAGAAATGGGTAAAGATATCAAAGCGTTCGGTAAATTTTTGCAAGAAAAAGATGCCAAAACACTACTTGATCAACTAGAAGAAAATGAATTTATAGAAGAAAAAATCGGAGAAGGTGTCTATAAGATCAATAAGGACCATGTACTAGTATCAATCACAGCCAAGGAAGGCTTTGATGTAATGATGGAAAACAACGTCTTTGTAATTTTAGATAAGACCTTGGATGAAGCTTTGATAGAAGAGGGCTATGTAAGAGAATTCATATCCAAGATTCAACAAATGCGTAAAGCGCATGATTTTGATGTTTTGGACAATATCAACATATTCTACGAAACAGACAAAGAAGTCAAGAAAGCTTTGGAAAAAGAAAAAGACTACATCAAAAAAGAATGTTTGGCAGAAAAAATCGAATTTTCAAACTTAGATGAAAAAGCTCAAGACCTAAATGGTCATGAAATCAAAATTTTAGTAGAAAAACTTCAATAA
- a CDS encoding aminoacetone oxidase family FAD-binding enzyme produces the protein MLIGIIGGGPAGIMAALQIKNHKLIMFERNDRIGKKLLATGNGRCNYTNVDIKAKHYHGEQEGFVEPALEYFDNEALIEYFKKEAALSSLELERGKIYPRTLKASTLLNIFLRLLEKKGVEIKTDHYLKQIKRKGKGFLLFFKDREPYYVDRVVFACGGMSMPQSGSDGNGYKILKDFGHRVTDCFPGLVQIKLDCPYLKHISGTKVQGRVRLLANENLLAEKEGDLLFTDYGISGPPILDISRKVGERILKEKLKIEMPLINNLDDKTLELLRNSLDSNRFNLDEILEAFIDKKFIKLVKETLKKMHFSSKQFNDKIIETLCKYTFDVVGLNSFGQSQITCGGIATEDIDKSNMQSKLVKGLYVIGEVLDVDGDCGGYNIQWAFSSAALAAKSLSEEDI, from the coding sequence ATGCTAATTGGAATTATAGGAGGCGGGCCTGCCGGCATTATGGCTGCCCTGCAAATAAAAAACCACAAGCTAATAATGTTTGAGAGAAATGACAGGATAGGCAAAAAACTTCTTGCAACAGGCAATGGACGTTGCAACTATACAAATGTAGATATAAAAGCCAAGCACTATCATGGTGAGCAGGAAGGGTTTGTGGAGCCTGCCTTGGAATATTTTGACAACGAGGCTCTCATAGAATATTTTAAGAAAGAGGCAGCCCTTTCATCACTCGAGCTTGAGAGGGGCAAGATTTATCCTAGAACCTTGAAAGCGTCGACTCTTTTAAATATTTTTTTGAGACTTTTAGAAAAAAAGGGTGTAGAAATTAAAACTGACCACTACTTAAAACAAATAAAAAGAAAGGGCAAGGGCTTTTTGTTGTTTTTTAAGGATAGAGAGCCTTACTATGTAGATAGGGTGGTCTTTGCTTGTGGAGGAATGAGCATGCCCCAGTCCGGCTCTGATGGCAACGGATATAAAATTTTAAAAGATTTTGGCCATAGGGTTACGGATTGTTTTCCGGGGCTTGTTCAAATAAAGCTTGATTGTCCATATTTAAAACACATATCGGGAACTAAGGTCCAAGGTCGGGTCAGACTTTTGGCAAACGAGAATTTGTTAGCTGAAAAAGAAGGGGATTTGCTCTTTACTGACTATGGAATTTCTGGACCACCTATATTAGATATTTCAAGAAAAGTAGGAGAAAGAATATTAAAGGAAAAACTCAAAATAGAGATGCCTCTTATAAATAATTTGGATGACAAAACTTTAGAACTTTTGAGAAATTCTCTAGACAGCAATAGATTCAATCTAGATGAGATTTTAGAGGCCTTCATAGACAAAAAATTTATAAAGCTTGTAAAGGAAACTTTGAAAAAAATGCATTTTTCAAGTAAGCAATTTAATGATAAAATTATAGAAACACTTTGCAAGTACACTTTTGATGTTGTCGGACTAAATTCTTTTGGCCAGTCACAGATAACTTGCGGAGGCATAGCTACTGAGGATATTGATAAGAGCAATATGCAATCGAAATTGGTAAAGGGACTTTATGTGATTGGTGAGGTCTTGGATGTGGATGGAGATTGCGGAGGATACAATATCCAGTGGGCGTTTTCATCAGCTGCTCTGGCAGCGAAGTCTTTATCCGAGGAGGATATATGA
- the pepD gene encoding beta-Ala-His dipeptidase yields MKTDIERILQHFKNISDIPRGSGNEEKISNYLKAFGENLGLEVVQDDVMNIIIRKQASKGYENSDPVCIQGHMDMVCEKTSDSCHDFLKDPIKNILDKDLVHADKTTLGADNGIALAMAMTILEDKSLDHPALECLFTVEEETSMKGANNLKSSDLKAKFLLNIDSEDEGELTLGSAGGKLYKAEFKSTFENLSNESAYKISLKGLLGGHSGVEIDKPRGNAIKILAKLACELDDIRICDFSAGTKQNAIPNTGYITLASKKEGFLAEIEAGINKIKGEFKNLDGELIFNIEASSEKTALTKEESKRLLGYLLDLYTGLYSKMQEGFLECSCNLAIIRKTDQGFKILNLERSAKLDKLKELDDKLNKTSEKYSVSFVWEGDYPTWEYNRNSRLKDLAMNLYKEETKKDMKISITHGGLECGVFSQTFPHMDIISFGPNIRHAHTPKEYMEVSSVERVYDYTKKLLQRLK; encoded by the coding sequence TTGAAAACAGATATAGAAAGAATTTTGCAGCACTTTAAAAATATTTCCGACATACCCAGAGGATCTGGAAATGAAGAAAAAATTTCCAATTACTTGAAAGCTTTTGGCGAAAATTTAGGTCTTGAAGTAGTCCAAGACGATGTCATGAATATAATTATAAGAAAACAGGCTTCTAAGGGATATGAAAACTCAGACCCAGTTTGCATCCAAGGTCATATGGATATGGTCTGCGAAAAAACTTCCGACTCTTGCCACGACTTTTTAAAAGATCCCATAAAAAATATACTGGATAAGGACTTAGTCCATGCCGATAAAACAACCCTAGGAGCTGACAATGGCATAGCCCTTGCAATGGCAATGACAATTCTAGAAGATAAGAGCCTAGACCATCCTGCCTTGGAATGTCTTTTCACAGTCGAAGAAGAAACGAGCATGAAGGGTGCCAACAACTTAAAGTCATCCGATTTGAAGGCTAAATTTCTTTTAAATATCGATTCTGAAGACGAAGGTGAACTCACTCTCGGAAGTGCTGGAGGCAAACTTTACAAGGCTGAATTTAAAAGCACCTTTGAAAATTTAAGCAATGAAAGTGCCTATAAAATTTCTCTAAAGGGACTTTTGGGCGGACATTCTGGCGTTGAAATTGACAAACCAAGAGGAAATGCCATCAAAATTTTAGCCAAGCTTGCTTGTGAATTGGATGATATAAGAATCTGTGACTTTTCAGCAGGCACAAAGCAAAATGCCATACCAAATACCGGCTATATAACACTTGCAAGCAAAAAAGAAGGCTTTCTTGCAGAAATCGAAGCCGGCATAAATAAAATTAAAGGCGAATTTAAAAATCTTGATGGAGAACTAATTTTTAATATCGAAGCAAGTTCAGAAAAGACTGCCCTCACAAAAGAAGAATCTAAAAGGCTTTTGGGATATCTTTTAGACTTATACACCGGGCTTTACTCCAAGATGCAAGAAGGATTCTTGGAATGTTCCTGCAACCTTGCAATCATAAGAAAAACTGACCAAGGATTTAAAATTTTGAATTTGGAAAGATCTGCAAAACTAGATAAGCTAAAAGAACTAGACGACAAATTAAATAAAACTTCTGAAAAATATTCAGTATCTTTTGTCTGGGAGGGCGATTACCCGACTTGGGAATACAATAGAAATTCCCGTCTAAAAGATCTAGCCATGAATTTATATAAAGAAGAAACTAAAAAAGACATGAAAATTTCCATAACCCATGGTGGACTAGAATGTGGCGTATTTTCACAAACCTTCCCCCATATGGATATCATCTCCTTTGGACCAAATATAAGACACGCTCACACGCCCAAGGAATACATGGAAGTCTCCTCTGTAGAAAGAGTCTATGACTACACTAAAAAACTTCTTCAAAGACTCAAATAA